One genomic window of Sphingomonas ginsengisoli An et al. 2013 includes the following:
- a CDS encoding L,D-transpeptidase family protein — MKRLLIATFVVFFATNAIPATAQIAPRGDEPVAVPRAIKQGIDFVYVDPQMSTVARRKQRPQNWLSRMFNPAASRGAQPNPLFLELARGLQQYQQTWGSLPQDKIPTGAPLKPGATGARVNALRHRLGLAPGNYDQSLTDAVANYQRVHGLGKPDGLAGRATVASLNRGATYYTRLIAINMERAYRLPTTRTFDRYVVVDSGGAEALLFDRDRVADGMRVVVGSPQTKTPMMAVLMRDAKANPYWHVPPELLRSLTAKKVKEQGLSYFQNFHYQVLSDWGPNAQVVDPKTINWKQVGAGKLTPMVRQMPGPWNSMGAMKFEMPNDFGIYLHDTPHKELFAADERHLSNGCVRLQDYRRFATWVFGEVPQGSQPEQVIPLERPVPVYMTYLTVAPGPNGVTFRPDPYGFDALAMPQMFGPGQQLASAQ; from the coding sequence GTGAAACGACTGCTGATTGCGACATTTGTCGTTTTTTTTGCGACAAATGCCATCCCCGCGACCGCGCAGATCGCGCCGCGCGGCGACGAACCGGTCGCGGTGCCGCGCGCGATCAAGCAGGGCATCGACTTCGTCTATGTCGACCCGCAGATGAGCACGGTCGCGCGCCGCAAGCAGCGGCCGCAGAACTGGCTGTCGCGGATGTTCAATCCCGCCGCCAGCCGCGGCGCCCAGCCCAACCCTTTGTTCCTCGAGCTGGCGCGCGGGCTCCAGCAATATCAGCAGACTTGGGGCAGCCTGCCGCAGGACAAGATCCCGACCGGTGCCCCGCTCAAGCCCGGCGCGACCGGGGCCCGGGTCAATGCGCTGCGCCATCGCCTCGGGCTGGCGCCGGGCAACTATGACCAGTCGCTGACCGACGCGGTCGCCAATTATCAGCGCGTCCACGGCCTCGGCAAACCCGACGGTCTTGCCGGCCGCGCGACGGTCGCCTCGCTCAACCGCGGCGCCACCTATTACACCCGCCTCATCGCGATCAACATGGAGCGGGCCTACCGCCTGCCGACCACCCGCACCTTCGACCGCTATGTGGTGGTCGACAGCGGCGGGGCGGAGGCGCTGCTGTTCGATCGCGACCGGGTCGCCGACGGGATGCGGGTGGTGGTCGGTAGCCCCCAGACCAAGACCCCGATGATGGCGGTGCTGATGCGCGACGCAAAGGCCAACCCCTATTGGCACGTGCCGCCGGAATTGCTCCGCAGCCTGACCGCCAAGAAGGTCAAGGAGCAAGGGCTCTCCTACTTCCAGAACTTCCATTACCAGGTGCTCAGTGACTGGGGTCCCAACGCCCAGGTGGTCGACCCCAAGACGATCAACTGGAAACAGGTCGGGGCCGGCAAGCTGACCCCGATGGTGCGGCAGATGCCCGGACCGTGGAACAGCATGGGAGCAATGAAGTTCGAGATGCCCAACGACTTCGGCATCTATCTTCACGACACGCCACACAAGGAGCTGTTCGCCGCCGACGAGCGCCACCTCTCCAACGGCTGCGTCCGGCTGCAGGACTATCGCCGCTTCGCGACCTGGGTGTTCGGTGAGGTGCCGCAGGGCAGCCAGCCCGAGCAGGTCATCCCGCTGGAGCGACCGGTGCCGGTCTACATGACCTATCTGACCGTCGCGCCCGGCCCCAACGGCGTCACCTTCCGCCCCGATCCCTACGGGTTCGACGCGCTCGCCATGCCGCAGATGTTCGGACCGGGGCAGCAACTCGCCTCGGCGCAGTAG
- a CDS encoding CaiB/BaiF CoA transferase family protein codes for MKPLEGIRVLDLSRVLAGPWCTQLLADMGADVIKIERPGEGDDTRHWGPPWAGEGDGEVAAYFLAANRGKRSAAIDFAKPEGAALVRALAAKADVVVENFKVGGLAKFGLDAATLRAAHPRLIVASITGFGQDGPYAARAGYDYIIQGMSGFMSITGRPDGEPGGGPMRAGVAVVDLFTGLVTANAILAALVRRSVSGEGAHIDSALFDTSLALLANQASNYLASGREPGRQGVGHPNLVPYQPFETADRPLIIAVGNDRQFARLADLLGAPEWAGDARFATNPARVAHRTTLVPLIEERLRQRSALEWSALLDAAGIPAGPINGIAQALADPQAVHRGMVAELGGYRMPASPVRMDEERLQSTLPPPRLGEHTEAVLADLGTDAEEIAALRQSGVIG; via the coding sequence ATGAAGCCGCTCGAAGGAATTCGCGTCCTCGATCTGTCGCGGGTGCTGGCCGGACCCTGGTGCACCCAGCTCCTCGCCGACATGGGCGCCGACGTCATCAAGATCGAGCGTCCGGGCGAAGGTGACGACACCCGCCACTGGGGCCCGCCCTGGGCCGGCGAAGGCGACGGTGAGGTCGCGGCCTACTTCCTTGCCGCCAACCGCGGCAAGCGCTCCGCCGCGATCGACTTCGCCAAGCCCGAGGGCGCCGCGCTGGTCCGTGCGCTCGCCGCCAAGGCCGACGTGGTGGTCGAGAACTTCAAGGTCGGCGGCCTCGCCAAGTTCGGCCTCGACGCCGCCACGCTGCGCGCCGCCCATCCGCGTTTGATCGTCGCCTCGATCACCGGCTTCGGCCAGGACGGCCCCTATGCCGCGCGGGCCGGCTACGACTATATCATCCAGGGGATGAGCGGCTTCATGAGCATCACCGGCCGCCCCGACGGGGAGCCCGGCGGTGGCCCGATGCGCGCCGGCGTGGCGGTGGTCGACCTGTTCACCGGCCTCGTCACCGCCAACGCCATCCTCGCCGCGCTGGTCCGCCGCTCGGTAAGCGGGGAGGGGGCGCATATCGACAGCGCACTGTTCGACACCAGCCTCGCCCTCCTCGCCAACCAGGCCAGCAACTATCTCGCCAGCGGGCGCGAGCCCGGGCGGCAGGGTGTCGGTCACCCCAATCTCGTCCCCTACCAGCCGTTCGAAACCGCCGACCGCCCACTGATCATCGCGGTCGGCAACGATCGCCAGTTCGCCCGCCTGGCCGACTTGCTCGGCGCGCCCGAATGGGCCGGCGATGCGCGTTTCGCGACCAACCCCGCGCGGGTTGCCCACCGCACTACGCTGGTTCCGCTGATCGAGGAGCGGCTTCGCCAGCGGTCGGCGCTCGAGTGGTCGGCGCTGCTCGATGCCGCCGGCATCCCCGCCGGGCCTATCAACGGCATCGCCCAGGCGCTCGCCGACCCGCAGGCAGTCCATCGCGGCATGGTTGCCGAGTTGGGCGGCTATCGGATGCCGGCCTCGCCGGTGCGGATGGACGAGGAGCGACTCCAGTCCACCCTGCCGCCACCGCGCCTCGGCGAGCACACCGAGGCGGTGCTGGCCGATTTGGGAACGGATGCGGAGGAGATCGCTGCCCTCCGCCAAAGCGGCGTGATCGGCTGA